Proteins encoded in a region of the Solanum dulcamara chromosome 9, daSolDulc1.2, whole genome shotgun sequence genome:
- the LOC129903014 gene encoding uncharacterized protein LOC129903014, with protein sequence MALTFTPLSWLLWSGKHQEPKISNGSSLNSSPDSVLWESDTLKFPLDRRRDMASSSRRVKRKWQSREERKIDREYDIVIVPSDGGCVSGSESDDSDWSVGWLEPHGPGFHSDDDLDDSFAVLVPCYGYGCANVEENAQDKFLQAIGNLKDIYATENKKYMEHWVSSLRNH encoded by the exons ATGGCCTTGACATTTACCCCCTTGTCATGGTTGCTTTGGAGTGGAAAGCATCAAGAACCCAAAATTTCCAATGGCTCTTCTTTAAATTCATCACCTGATTCGGTATTGTGGGAATCAGATACTTTGAAGTTTCCTCTTGACCGCAGGAGGGACATGGCTTCCTCATCAAGAAGGGTTAAGCGAAAATGGCAGAGTCGTGAGGAACGAAAGATTGACAGGGAATATGATATTGTTATTGTGCCATCAGATGGTGGATGTGTTTCAGGGTCTGAGTCTGATGATTCAGATTGGTCAGTTGGATGGTTGGAGCCTCATGGACCTGGATTCCATAGTGATGATGATTTAGATGATAGCTTTGCTGTACTTGTTCCTTGCTATGGCTACGGTTGTGCAAATGTGGAAGAAAATGCACAAGATAAGTTTCTGCAAGCCATCGGAAACTtgaaggatatatatgctactG AGAATAAGAAGTATATGGAGCATTGGGTCTCATCTCTGAGGAATCACTGA
- the LOC129903984 gene encoding argininosuccinate lyase, chloroplastic — translation MESLLVSSSCSMTTSPIFSPSKHALIRKPPNLSLNSNARLALLICAAQHINSPSSSMEAPSPEKEVKLWGGRFEESVTDAVEKFTESISFDKALYKQDIMGSKAHASMLAKQGLMSDSDRDTIIKGLEEIEKQIEAGQFVWRTDREDVHMNIEAALTDLVGEPAKKLHTARSRNDQVATDFRLWCRDAIDGIISRIKNLQIALVELALQNEGLIVPGYTHLQRAQPVLLQHLLLAYVEQLERDAGRLLDCRARVNFCPLGACALAGTGLPIDRFMTSDALGFTAPMRNSIDAVSDRDFVLELLSVNSITAVHLSRLGEEWVLWASEEFGFLTPSDKVSTGSSIMPQKKNPDPMELVRGKSARVIGDLVSLLVLCKGLPHAYNRDLQEDKEPVFDSVKAIVGMLEVSAEFAQNVSFNRERIQKALPAGHLDATTLADYLVKKGIPFRTSHDIVGRSVALCVSRNCELQDLSLDELNSLNPIFDNDVYEYLGVENSIKRFRSYGSTGSECVADQLDYWIDKLSISRER, via the exons ATGGAGTCACTGTTAGTTTCTTCTTCTTGCTCTATGACAACGTCCCCCATTTTCTCTCCATCCAAACACGCCCTTATTCGTAAACCCCCAAacctctccctcaactctaatgcTCGCTTAGCATTGCTCATCTGTGCAGCTCAGCATATAAACTCACCATCATCCTCTATGGAGGCGCCGTCGCCGGAAAAGGAGGTTAAGTTATGGGGTGGACGTTTCGAGGAGAGTGTCACCGATGCCGTTGAGAAGTTCACTGAGTCCATTTCGTTTGATAAAGCTCTCTATAAACAGGATATCATGGGTAGCAAAGCTCATGCCTCAATGCTCGCTAAACAG GGATTGATGAGTGATAGTGATAGAGATACTATCATAAAAGGTCTTGAAGAGATAGAGAAACAAATTGAGGCAGGTCAATTTGTATGGAGGACAGATAGAGAGGATGTGCATATGAACATTGAAGCAGCTCTTACTGATTTGGTTGGTGAACCTGCTAAAAAGCTTCATACTGCCCGGAGTAGAAACGATCAAGTTGCAACTGACTTTCGTTTGTGGTGCCGTGATGCTATTGACGGAATCATTTCACGCATTAAGAATCTTCAG ATTGCACTGGTTGAACTAGCTCTCCAGAATGAGGGTCTTATTGTTCCTGGATACACTCATCTGCAAAGGGCCCAACCTGTTCTGTTGCAACACCTTCTCTTAGCATATGTTGAACAG CTTGAGCGTGATGCTGGTCGCTTATTAGATTGTAGAGCAAGGGTGAATTTCTGCCCTCTAGGTGCATGTGCATTAGCTGGCACTGGTCTTCCCATTGATAGGTTTATGACTTCAGATGCATTGGGATTCACTGCCCCCATGAGGAACAG CATTGATGCAGTTTCAGATCGAGATTTTGTGCTGGAGTTACTTTCTGTTAATTCCATCACTGCTGTTCATCTCTCTCGCCTGGGTGAAGAATGGGTATTGTGGGCATCTGAAGAATTTGGCTTCTTGACCCCTAGTGATAAAGTTTCCACTGGAAGCAGTATAATGCCCCAAAAGAAGAATCCAGATCCAATGGAGCTTGTTCGTGGAAAATCTGCTAGAGTCATAGGGGACTTAGTTTCACTTCTTGTGTTGTGCAAGGGACTTCCTCATGCTTACAACCGCGATTTGCAG GAAGATAAGGAGCCTGTATTTGACAGTGTCAAGGCAATAGTTGGGATGCTCGAAGTCTCAGCAGAGTTTGCGCAGAATGTTTCCTTTAACCGAGAGAGGATACAAAAGGCTCTACCAGCTGGTCATCTTGATGCCACTACACTCGCTGATTACCTTGTGAAAAAG GGAATTCCTTTCAGAACTTCTCATGACATAGTTGGGAGGTCTGTCGCTTTATGTGTTTCCAGAAACTGCGAGCTTCAAGACCTTAGCCTTGATGAGTTGAACAGTCTAAATccgatatttgacaatgatgtctACGAATATCTAGGTGttgaaaattcaataaaaaGATTCAGGTCATATGGCTCTACAGGTTCAGAATGTGTTGCTGATCAGCTTGATTACTGGATTGATAAGCTTAGTATCAGCAGAGAGAGGTAA
- the LOC129903392 gene encoding pentatricopeptide repeat-containing protein At2g29760, chloroplastic-like, with translation MSANSLRKLLRKFEPIFSLPFDLHISAIADQPFLHFSYLLSSCHSLQALKQLQTLVLTTGYHNNLLICTKIVSLAGSLSPTMDYARKLFDQMPQRDVFAWNTLIRGYSNLGPCQESILLYKDMHLRGILPDNYTFPSVLRSCSVLSALREGRELHCNIIKHGFESDVFVQSSLITLYAQSGETLDSELVFDQMRVRNIVSWTAMIAGYVQNGIPEKGLGIFLKMVNSGTLPNAITLVSVLPACARLQCLDLGMLIHGYSIKLGVETDVSLVNALIAFYGKCGLVDVAWSLFDQMKEHSVVSWNAIIAAYEQNDVGSSPIKLFHKMLDQGVEFDYITVVTVISACARLGALDTGKWIHELVKSKGLECNVPITNALIDMYAKCGSIESAKDVFDRLPNRSVVSWSSIIGACASHGHGRDALEFFSRMKEEGIQPNSFTFTSVLTACRHSGLVEEGRRHFESMRMEYSIMPGVEQCACMVDLLGRSGQLLEAYEFIENMPIEPDVNVWGALLGACRIHGNLEMAEYVADRLFDFYPQTVPFYILMKNIYAEAGRWDDVARLKFLLEELEVEKIPGKSSVEINRRIHTFLSGSRISNFSRVSPREYVQLKY, from the coding sequence ATGTCAGCCAATTCGTTAAGGAAATTACTCAGGAAGTTTGAGCCCATCTTCTCCCTACCATTTGACTTGCATATTTCTGCCATTGCCGACCAGCCATTCCTCCATTTCAGCTATCTTTTAAGCTCATGTCATTCCCTCCAAGCCCTCAAACAGTTACAAACTCTGGTCTTGACAACTGGTTACCACAATAACCTCCTAATATGCACCAAGATTGTATCTTTGGCTGGTTCGTTATCGCCCACAATGGACTATGCACGAAAGCTGTTCGATCAAATGCCTCAAAGAGATGTCTTTGCTTGGAACACCTTGATTCGGGGTTATTCCAATCTGGGTCCTTGTCAAGAATCCATACTTCTTTACAAAGATATGCATTTACGGGGAATTTTACCTGATAACTATACATTCCCTTCCGTACTTCGCTCTTGCTCTGTTCTGTCAGCTTTGAGGGAAGGTAGGGAACTACATTGTAACATAATTAAACATGGATTTGAATCTGATGTGTTTGTACAGAGTTCTTTGATTACTCTGTATGCACAGAGCGGGGAGACTTTGGATTCGGAGTTGGTGTTTGATCAAATGAGAGTGAGGAATATAGTTTCTTGGACTGCTATGATTGCAGGGTATGTGCAAAATGGAATTCCTGAGAAGGGATTGGGAATTTTTCTCAAAATGGTCAATTCGGGTACTCTACCTAATGCTATTACTTTGGTGAGTGTGCTTCCTGCCTGTGCGCGGTTGCAGTGTTTGGATTTGGGAATGTTGATTCATGGATATAGTATTAAGTTAGGGGTGGAAACAGATGTTTCACTCGTCAATGCTTTGATTGCATTCTATGGGAAGTGTGGACTCGTTGATGTCGCTTGGTCTTTGTTTGATCAAATGAAGGAGCATAGTGTGGTTTCATGGAATGCAATAATTGCTGCTTATGAGCAAAATGATGTTGGTTCCTCCCCAATAAAGCTATTTCATAAAATGCTAGATCAAGGTGTAGAGTTCGATTATATTACAGTAGTTACTGTTATTTCAGCTTGTGCCAGGTTGGGGGCACTTGATACTGGAAAATGGATTCATGAGCTTGTCAAAAGCAAAGGTTTGGAATGCAATGTTCCAATCACAAATGCACTTATCGATATGTATGCAAAATGTGGGAGTATAGAATCAGCTAAAGATGTTTTTGACAGGTTGCCGAATAGAAGCGTGGTTTCCTGGTCATCAATTATAGGGGCTTGTGCTTCACATGGTCATGGGAGAGATGCTCTTGAGTTCTTCTCAAGGATGAAAGAAGAAGGAATCCAACCTAATAGCTTCACCTTCACTTCTGTATTGACAGCTTGTCGACATTCAGGTCTTGTAGAGGAAGGGAGGAGGCACTTTGAGAGCATGAGAATGGAATACTCGATAATGCCAGGGGTGGAGCAATGTGCTTGTATGGTGGATCTTCTAGGAAGATCAGGCCAACTTCTTGAGGCTTATGAATTTATAGAGAACATGCCTATTGAGCCTGATGTGAATGTTTGGGGAGCTTTGCTTGGTGCTTGCAGAATTCATGGCAATCTTGAGAtggcagaatatgtagcagatCGACTATTTGATTTCTATCCCCAGACAGTTCCTTTCTACATACTCATGAAAAATATCTATGCTGAAGCCGGAAGGTGGGACGATGTAGCTAGGTTGAAATTTTTGTTGGAAGAATTGGAAGTGGAAAAGATTCCTGGCAAAAGTTCAGTTGAGATAAATAGACGGATTCACACGTTTTTGTCTGGGTCAAGGATTTCAAACTTCTCAAGAGTTTCACCCCGTGAATATGTTCAACTGAAGTATTAG